From Virgibacillus ihumii, the proteins below share one genomic window:
- a CDS encoding TerC family protein — protein sequence MIGFEFSAEAIFSLVNIIAIDVVLSGDNAVVIAMATKALPKHQRNKAILIGTGGAVLLRILFAILIVFLLQAPLVHLIGGILLIGIAVNLLMEDEEETEIKSSGTIIKAVGTIIMADAIMSLDNVVAIAGAANGHLGMIAIGVAVSIPIMIFGSKLIVRMMDRYAWIAYVGAGILAWTAGGMIMEDQVVMDWFNLDHGFLTYMWTAIITGTVLLIGFLADKKV from the coding sequence ATGATTGGTTTTGAATTTTCTGCGGAGGCTATTTTTTCACTGGTAAATATAATTGCGATTGACGTTGTATTATCCGGTGATAATGCGGTTGTAATTGCAATGGCAACGAAAGCCCTTCCAAAACATCAGCGGAATAAGGCAATTTTAATAGGGACCGGTGGAGCTGTTCTGTTACGAATATTATTTGCCATTCTCATTGTATTTTTATTGCAGGCTCCATTGGTTCACTTAATTGGCGGCATTCTGCTTATTGGAATCGCGGTTAACTTGCTGATGGAAGATGAAGAGGAAACAGAAATTAAGTCATCCGGAACGATTATAAAAGCAGTTGGAACGATTATTATGGCTGATGCGATTATGAGTTTGGATAACGTTGTGGCAATTGCCGGGGCAGCAAATGGGCACCTCGGCATGATTGCAATCGGGGTTGCAGTCAGTATACCAATTATGATTTTTGGTTCCAAACTGATCGTTCGGATGATGGACAGGTATGCCTGGATTGCTTATGTTGGTGCGGGCATCCTCGCCTGGACAGCAGGCGGTATGATAATGGAGGATCAGGTCGTGATGGATTGGTTTAACCTGGATCATGGGTTTCTGACATATATGTGGACAGCAATAATCACGGGCACAGTGCTCTTGATAGGTTTTTTGGCAGATAAGAAAGTATAA
- a CDS encoding CoA-disulfide reductase produces the protein MSGKIVIVGGVGGGSTVTSQIRRMDKHAEIILFDKGSHIGFSNCGMPYYIGGVIEKRDKLLVSTEKFIDKFGADVRTNSEVLAINRDDKKITYEDPSGKHEESYDKLIYSPGAAAVTPNVAGMNPNRTFTLRTIPDMDEIQHYIDEHQTQTCAIVGAGFIGMEMVENLINLGIDCTIIDRSKQVMKLVDDDIASTIHDHLEEKGVHVILEDGVASFANNGSTLHLNSGKTLQADMTIMATGVKPITTIATAAGLETGKTGALKVNDFMQTNDPDIYALGDVVETEDFLTKTPRHVALAWPAHRQAYIIANHLQGGEVPYNGTLGSAIFKVFDLDVAATGLNRTALERLEIPFKEASHEALSHAGYYPGADKIKIKVLFDEKDGTIYGAQCVGESGVDKRIAIISTAMKGKMTVADLSQLELAYAPPYSSPKDPVNILGYKAAGMLDG, from the coding sequence ATGTCCGGTAAAATTGTAATCGTTGGTGGTGTTGGCGGCGGATCCACCGTAACATCACAAATCAGACGAATGGATAAACATGCAGAAATCATCCTATTCGATAAAGGGAGCCACATAGGCTTTTCCAATTGCGGGATGCCGTATTATATTGGCGGCGTAATCGAAAAACGGGATAAACTGCTGGTCAGCACGGAGAAATTTATCGATAAGTTTGGTGCTGACGTCCGAACAAATTCAGAGGTATTAGCAATTAATAGAGATGATAAAAAAATTACTTATGAAGATCCATCAGGGAAGCATGAGGAATCATACGATAAACTTATTTATTCACCTGGCGCTGCAGCGGTCACACCTAATGTGGCAGGTATGAACCCCAACAGAACATTCACATTAAGAACCATTCCGGATATGGATGAAATCCAACATTATATCGACGAACACCAAACGCAAACCTGTGCTATAGTCGGCGCGGGATTTATCGGGATGGAAATGGTTGAAAATCTGATCAATCTTGGCATTGATTGTACCATTATCGATCGTTCAAAACAGGTTATGAAATTGGTCGATGATGATATTGCTTCTACCATCCATGACCACCTGGAAGAAAAAGGTGTCCACGTCATTTTGGAAGATGGTGTTGCGTCATTCGCAAATAACGGCTCCACCTTACACCTGAACAGTGGCAAAACATTGCAGGCCGACATGACCATCATGGCAACAGGCGTTAAACCAATTACCACTATTGCTACTGCTGCGGGACTGGAAACAGGTAAAACCGGTGCGTTGAAGGTCAATGATTTCATGCAAACCAATGACCCGGACATATATGCTCTCGGCGACGTCGTGGAAACAGAAGATTTTCTGACAAAAACTCCGCGCCACGTAGCACTTGCCTGGCCGGCTCACCGGCAGGCATATATTATTGCGAATCATCTGCAGGGTGGTGAGGTTCCATATAACGGGACATTGGGATCAGCGATTTTTAAAGTGTTTGATCTGGACGTTGCGGCAACGGGATTGAATCGTACAGCACTGGAACGTCTGGAGATTCCGTTCAAAGAAGCTTCCCACGAAGCATTATCACATGCCGGCTACTACCCTGGTGCAGATAAAATAAAAATCAAAGTTCTATTTGATGAAAAAGATGGAACAATATACGGCGCTCAATGTGTCGGCGAAAGCGGTGTCGATAAGCGAATTGCCATTATTTCCACAGCCATGAAAGGAAAGATGACCGTAGCAGACCTGTCTCAACTTGAACTTGCATATGCACCGCCCTACTCTTCACCAAAAGACCCGGTTAATATTCTTGGTTATAAAGCAGCCGGAATGCTGGATGGCTAA
- a CDS encoding sodium-dependent transporter, with translation MDSNKDQWSSRIGFILSSAGAAIGLGAIWKFPYMTGMNGGGAFFLLFIAFTIVIGLPLLVAEFVIGRGAQREAISAYKKLAPKSGWSIIGGWGVFGSFVLLSFYSVVGGWVLLYCLLSIPGLVIKSGTDYEQLFGSITANPLWTIAGLGLFLIINIIVVSFGIKNGIEKASKVMMPLLFIFFIILVIRSVTFEGASAGLEFFLQPDFSKITGESVLYALGQSFFSLAVGFSVMVTYSSYLGKDVSLPFAAGSVSLMNIFVSLLAGLAIFPVVFSFGLEPTEGPGLLFMVLPEAFAQMPFGEVFLSLFLLLFLFAILTSSFSMLEIITSAFTVNKNRSRSKVALIAGIVVFIAGIPAALSSSTMKNITIFNLTVFDASDFLVSNILLPGGCLLIALFIGIRMDKTLMKQEFSYSNNLSPYMYQVWFQIMRWLVPITIIIVFLGSMGVL, from the coding sequence ATGGATTCAAACAAAGATCAATGGTCATCACGAATTGGATTTATTTTATCATCTGCAGGTGCCGCAATCGGCCTCGGGGCAATTTGGAAGTTCCCATACATGACCGGCATGAATGGCGGCGGCGCGTTTTTCCTGCTGTTTATCGCATTTACAATCGTTATCGGCCTCCCGCTGTTAGTTGCTGAATTTGTCATCGGCCGGGGTGCCCAGCGTGAAGCAATATCTGCTTATAAGAAGCTGGCTCCGAAAAGCGGCTGGTCCATCATCGGAGGCTGGGGCGTTTTTGGTTCATTCGTCCTTTTGTCATTTTACAGTGTTGTTGGCGGCTGGGTACTTTTATATTGTCTTTTATCAATCCCCGGTCTTGTTATAAAAAGCGGTACTGATTATGAACAGTTATTCGGATCGATTACAGCCAACCCGCTGTGGACGATTGCAGGCCTTGGACTGTTTCTGATTATTAATATTATCGTCGTTTCATTTGGAATCAAAAATGGAATCGAAAAAGCAAGCAAAGTAATGATGCCGCTCCTGTTTATCTTTTTTATCATTCTCGTCATCCGCTCTGTTACGTTTGAAGGAGCGTCAGCAGGATTGGAGTTCTTTTTACAGCCTGACTTTTCCAAAATAACCGGCGAAAGCGTTCTCTATGCATTAGGACAATCTTTCTTTTCACTGGCGGTCGGATTTTCGGTAATGGTTACCTACAGTTCCTACCTTGGAAAAGATGTCAGTTTGCCGTTTGCTGCCGGTTCCGTATCACTCATGAATATTTTTGTCTCACTGCTGGCCGGACTGGCAATTTTCCCGGTCGTCTTCTCTTTCGGACTTGAACCGACTGAGGGTCCCGGACTGTTGTTCATGGTTTTACCGGAAGCTTTTGCGCAAATGCCATTTGGTGAAGTATTCCTGAGTTTGTTTTTATTACTGTTTTTATTTGCTATTTTAACATCATCATTCAGTATGCTGGAAATTATCACATCAGCATTCACTGTCAACAAGAACCGCTCAAGGTCAAAAGTCGCCTTGATTGCCGGAATTGTTGTATTTATCGCTGGAATTCCAGCTGCACTCTCATCAAGCACAATGAAAAATATTACGATTTTTAACCTGACTGTATTTGATGCAAGTGATTTTCTGGTCAGCAATATTTTACTGCCCGGGGGCTGTCTGCTGATTGCCTTATTTATCGGAATCCGCATGGATAAAACACTAATGAAACAGGAATTTTCCTATAGCAACAATCTATCACCGTACATGTATCAAGTCTGGTTTCAGATTATGCGCTGGCTTGTGCCGATAACGATTATTATTGTATTTTTGGGTTCGATGGGAGTTTTATAA
- the kynA gene encoding tryptophan 2,3-dioxygenase yields the protein MTDKRFENEQDIHTDFLKKMTYGDYLQLDQLLSSQKRLSDHHDEMLFIIIHHVSELWLKLIIHETQGAIEAIQKDDLRTSFKMLSRVSKTQGQIIQAWDVLSTLTPAEYMEFRDKLGNASGFQSYQYRLVEFVLGYKTPHILKIYKKNPEIHAVLEDAYHKPGLYDVAIEALARNGFDINPEVLNRDVSKTYEKDESVEKAWMEVYKNVSVNWELYELAEKLVDIEDWFQQWRFRHMKTVERIIGHKKGTGGSSGVGYLKSVLDHYFFPELWDLRSKI from the coding sequence ATGACAGACAAACGTTTCGAAAATGAACAGGACATTCACACTGATTTTCTAAAAAAAATGACGTACGGTGATTATCTGCAGCTTGATCAGCTGTTATCCAGCCAGAAGCGTCTTTCCGATCACCACGATGAGATGCTGTTCATCATTATTCACCATGTCAGTGAATTATGGTTGAAATTGATTATCCACGAAACACAGGGAGCAATTGAGGCGATTCAGAAAGATGATTTGCGCACTTCTTTTAAAATGCTTTCCCGTGTTTCCAAAACGCAGGGACAAATCATTCAGGCGTGGGATGTTTTATCAACGCTGACACCGGCTGAATACATGGAATTCCGTGATAAACTCGGCAATGCTTCCGGCTTTCAGTCCTATCAGTACCGTCTGGTGGAATTTGTACTTGGCTATAAGACACCGCACATTCTGAAAATTTATAAGAAGAACCCTGAAATTCACGCTGTTTTGGAAGATGCCTATCATAAACCCGGGCTTTATGACGTTGCAATTGAAGCACTGGCACGGAACGGATTTGATATTAATCCGGAAGTGCTGAACAGGGATGTTTCCAAAACCTATGAGAAAGATGAATCTGTTGAAAAGGCTTGGATGGAAGTATACAAAAATGTATCCGTAAACTGGGAGTTGTACGAACTGGCCGAAAAACTGGTTGATATTGAGGATTGGTTTCAGCAATGGCGCTTCCGGCACATGAAAACGGTCGAACGGATTATCGGACATAAAAAGGGAACCGGCGGATCATCCGGGGTTGGTTATTTAAAAAGTGTGCTGGATCATTACTTTTTCCCTGAATTATGGGATTTGCGGTCAAAGATTTAA
- the kynB gene encoding arylformamidase encodes MKHSQWIDISQPLTNDMAHFPGDTPYNYSLSFAKQDGGPANVGQMMASLHTGTHVDAPFHYDSEGETIEQLSPDLYIGRAKVIDVSHTDNITADVLAAYDWEGVNRVLLHTSLPNNPKHFPEKIPELDPGISEFLNNKGVKLLGVDMPSVDAPDSKELATHHALHANGIYILENLMLDHVQPGTYELIALPLALHGADGSPVRAVLKPLEGSRNDDRQTFRK; translated from the coding sequence ATGAAACATTCACAGTGGATTGATATTTCACAGCCGTTAACAAATGATATGGCGCATTTTCCGGGTGATACCCCATACAATTATTCATTGTCCTTCGCCAAACAAGACGGCGGGCCGGCGAATGTCGGTCAAATGATGGCCAGCCTGCACACCGGCACACATGTCGATGCTCCTTTTCATTATGATTCTGAAGGGGAGACCATCGAGCAGCTCTCCCCCGACTTGTATATTGGCCGTGCTAAAGTCATCGACGTCAGCCATACCGACAACATTACCGCTGATGTGTTGGCAGCTTATGATTGGGAAGGGGTAAACCGTGTCCTGCTGCACACTTCCCTGCCAAATAACCCGAAACATTTTCCGGAAAAAATCCCGGAACTGGATCCCGGCATTTCTGAATTCCTGAACAACAAAGGGGTAAAATTGCTTGGTGTTGATATGCCGTCAGTCGATGCTCCGGACAGCAAAGAATTGGCAACACACCATGCACTGCATGCCAATGGGATTTATATACTAGAAAACCTGATGCTCGATCATGTACAGCCAGGCACTTATGAGTTGATCGCCTTGCCGCTCGCGCTCCATGGCGCTGATGGCAGCCCGGTTCGTGCTGTGTTAAAACCACTGGAAGGGAGCAGAAACGATGACAGACAAACGTTTCGAAAATGA
- the kynU gene encoding kynureninase — translation MRWIVLNTEKSYARYLDQQDVLKKFRNEFYIPNNTIYFDGNSLGLMSRRAEQAVDNAMQSWKEYAINGWTEGEEPWYYLSEKLGALTAPLIGAKAEEVVITGSTTTNLHQLTASFFNPKNNKTKIIADELNFPSDIYALKSQLKLKGLNPDKHLVQVKSSDGNTFTTQEIIDQMSDDIALIVLPGVLYRSGQILDMKTLTNEAHKRGILIGFDLCHSIGSVPHHMSDWGVDFAFWCTYKHLNAGPGSVAGLYVNKRHFGNEPGLAGWFSSSKEKQFDMEHTLTPAADAGAYQIGTPHLLSAAPLLGSLEMFQEASIEQIRKKSLQLTQYLMELVEAELTDYDLKIANPTEDTERGGHVFLVHPEAARICKALKADGVVPDFRTPNGIRLAPVALYNTFEEVWTTVDILKTILKEERYKKYENKRGVIA, via the coding sequence ATGAGGTGGATCGTTTTGAATACTGAAAAATCCTATGCCAGATATCTGGATCAACAGGACGTCCTGAAAAAATTTCGCAATGAATTTTACATTCCAAATAACACCATTTACTTTGACGGCAACTCGCTGGGACTTATGTCCAGACGTGCTGAACAAGCAGTCGATAATGCGATGCAGTCATGGAAAGAATATGCGATTAACGGGTGGACTGAAGGAGAGGAACCGTGGTATTACTTATCCGAAAAACTGGGGGCTTTGACCGCACCATTAATCGGCGCAAAAGCTGAGGAAGTTGTCATAACCGGTTCAACAACAACAAACCTGCATCAGCTTACTGCCAGCTTTTTCAATCCAAAAAACAATAAGACAAAAATTATTGCCGATGAACTAAATTTTCCATCCGATATTTACGCTTTAAAAAGCCAGCTCAAGCTGAAAGGCCTGAATCCCGATAAACACCTGGTTCAAGTAAAAAGCAGTGATGGAAATACTTTTACAACACAGGAAATTATTGATCAGATGTCTGATGATATTGCATTAATTGTATTGCCAGGTGTACTGTACCGGAGTGGTCAGATTCTTGATATGAAAACCCTGACTAATGAAGCACACAAACGTGGAATTTTAATCGGATTTGATTTGTGTCACTCGATTGGCTCCGTTCCGCATCATATGTCCGACTGGGGAGTGGATTTTGCCTTCTGGTGCACGTATAAACATTTAAATGCCGGTCCAGGAAGTGTCGCCGGGTTATATGTAAATAAGAGACATTTCGGCAATGAGCCCGGGCTTGCAGGCTGGTTCAGCTCGTCCAAAGAAAAACAGTTTGACATGGAACACACACTCACACCAGCAGCAGATGCCGGGGCTTATCAGATTGGAACGCCACATCTGCTAAGCGCTGCACCGTTACTTGGTTCGCTCGAAATGTTTCAGGAGGCGAGCATCGAACAGATTCGTAAAAAATCGCTCCAGCTTACCCAGTATTTAATGGAGCTGGTTGAAGCGGAATTGACGGATTACGACCTGAAAATTGCCAATCCAACCGAAGATACCGAACGTGGCGGACATGTTTTTCTAGTGCATCCCGAAGCCGCCAGGATCTGTAAGGCACTGAAAGCCGATGGCGTTGTTCCTGATTTTCGTACACCAAACGGCATCCGCCTTGCCCCAGTTGCCTTGTACAATACGTTTGAAGAGGTATGGACAACAGTGGATATTCTAAAAACGATTCTGAAAGAAGAACGCTATAAAAAATACGAAAACAAAAGGGGCGTTATCGCATAA
- a CDS encoding aminotransferase class I/II-fold pyridoxal phosphate-dependent enzyme yields the protein MAFVSDKVKNLPPYLFSEFQRRKKKLEAEGMDVIDLGIGAPDLPAPQFVVEKLADEAQIPENHRYSTYSGCQEFREAVAAFYKKQYNVDLDPDTEVLAVIGSKEGIANLMHAVIDPGDTVLVPDPGYPVYRTAVHLAGGKNVSLPLDRTNGYVPLFEQVDLSSVQKAKAMFLNYPANPTAATVDFDTFLKAVTFAKKNNMLLVHDAAYDMVTFNGYQSPSVLQVPNAKETAVEFGSLSKSFSMTGWRIGYMVGNKEVVQALSALKSNIDTSQFLPVQKAAAAALKSDFKAPAANNKIYQKRMEKLHDALHEIGLRANRPNGTIFIWAEIPDGYTSMGFSAKLLNEAGVIVTPGNAFGSLGEGYVRISLSVGEDRLDEVIRRIKELDLKEVTNG from the coding sequence ATGGCTTTTGTTTCTGACAAAGTGAAAAATCTGCCGCCGTATTTGTTTTCGGAGTTTCAACGAAGAAAAAAGAAACTCGAAGCGGAGGGGATGGATGTTATCGATTTGGGTATAGGCGCCCCGGATTTACCAGCTCCACAGTTCGTTGTTGAAAAGTTGGCCGATGAAGCACAAATACCGGAAAATCACCGGTACTCAACCTATAGTGGATGTCAGGAATTCAGGGAAGCAGTGGCCGCATTCTATAAGAAACAGTACAATGTGGATCTGGATCCGGACACAGAAGTATTGGCCGTTATCGGCTCCAAGGAAGGGATAGCCAATCTCATGCATGCGGTGATTGACCCGGGAGATACAGTGCTTGTACCTGATCCTGGTTATCCGGTTTATCGGACAGCTGTTCATTTGGCAGGAGGGAAGAATGTTTCCCTGCCGCTCGATCGCACAAATGGTTATGTCCCATTATTTGAGCAGGTTGATCTGTCATCTGTGCAAAAAGCAAAAGCAATGTTCTTAAATTATCCCGCTAATCCGACTGCAGCAACGGTTGATTTCGACACATTTTTGAAAGCGGTTACTTTTGCTAAAAAAAACAACATGCTGCTTGTGCATGATGCTGCATATGACATGGTTACCTTTAATGGCTATCAATCACCGAGTGTTCTGCAGGTGCCGAATGCCAAAGAAACAGCAGTTGAGTTTGGATCATTGTCCAAAAGTTTTTCCATGACCGGCTGGCGAATCGGCTATATGGTTGGTAACAAGGAGGTTGTCCAGGCGCTGTCTGCCTTGAAGAGCAACATTGATACGAGTCAGTTTCTCCCTGTCCAAAAGGCAGCCGCTGCAGCGTTAAAAAGTGACTTTAAAGCACCTGCAGCAAACAACAAAATTTATCAGAAACGTATGGAAAAATTGCATGATGCCCTGCATGAAATTGGATTACGGGCGAATCGGCCGAACGGAACGATTTTTATTTGGGCAGAAATTCCGGACGGTTACACTTCAATGGGTTTTTCCGCGAAGTTATTAAATGAAGCTGGTGTCATTGTGACACCAGGCAACGCATTCGGATCACTTGGTGAAGGTTATGTTCGAATATCACTATCGGTCGGGGAGGACAGATTGGATGAAGTGATACGCAGAATAAAAGAGCTTGATTTAAAGGAGGTGACGAATGGATGA
- a CDS encoding thiamine pyrophosphate-binding protein, with amino-acid sequence MNTSPVTGKTETISAAQAIVECLKIEGISNVFCVPGESYLPVLDALYDEDTIRVISARHESGAAFMAEGYAKSSLKPGVVLATRGVGAANLSIGVHTAYQDSTPMVVFLGQVHSKFRGREGFQEVDLDRFFGHIAKWTVEVKDPERMPELVQRALRIAQSGRPGPVVVSLPEDVLPAKAEMHFGPALMKPKPKPSLQEMNNVEAILSTADKPLIIAGGGVKSSQAEQALIAFAEKFSIPVMAAFRRHDCFPNDHPLYAGHLGLGTNQKLLQTVREADVVLALGTRLSEVTTQDYKIITPDKKLIHVDIDHDSIGKVYAPNVGIVADLQETLQVLSEMEVQCPWLSWAGERRDDYEDVSRLDLSHNDVINKHIVAMVAKRLPDHALLTNDAGNFAGWLHAFYRFNKKHTYVGPTSGAMGYGMPAALGAKLAFPDKPVVSFSGDGGFMMTFQELETAVRCNIPIISLVFNNQMYGTIRMHQEMHYPEKVIGTDLGNVSFKDMAESVGADGYQVSTAEAFEQALDQALENKKPCVIEILTAKEQISVSSTITQIRDRAKGK; translated from the coding sequence ATGAATACGTCTCCGGTTACTGGCAAAACCGAAACGATATCTGCTGCGCAGGCAATTGTAGAATGTCTGAAAATAGAAGGGATCTCCAATGTGTTTTGTGTACCCGGTGAAAGTTATCTGCCGGTATTGGATGCGCTGTATGATGAAGACACCATTCGGGTTATATCAGCAAGACATGAAAGTGGTGCAGCGTTTATGGCGGAAGGCTATGCCAAGTCATCCTTAAAACCCGGGGTTGTGCTGGCCACACGGGGTGTCGGTGCTGCCAATCTATCAATCGGTGTGCACACAGCTTACCAGGACTCGACTCCAATGGTTGTATTTTTGGGGCAGGTACATAGCAAGTTCAGGGGAAGGGAAGGTTTTCAGGAAGTGGACCTGGACCGTTTTTTTGGACACATCGCCAAATGGACGGTTGAGGTGAAAGACCCCGAACGCATGCCTGAACTTGTTCAACGTGCACTTAGGATTGCACAGTCAGGCAGGCCTGGTCCTGTTGTAGTGTCACTGCCGGAGGATGTGCTGCCTGCAAAAGCTGAAATGCATTTTGGGCCTGCTCTGATGAAGCCGAAGCCAAAGCCTTCGTTACAGGAAATGAACAATGTGGAAGCAATTCTTTCAACAGCCGATAAGCCACTGATTATTGCAGGGGGCGGTGTAAAAAGTTCACAGGCGGAGCAAGCTCTCATCGCGTTTGCCGAAAAGTTTTCCATTCCGGTCATGGCTGCTTTCCGCAGACATGATTGTTTCCCGAATGATCATCCGTTATATGCCGGTCATCTCGGTCTAGGAACCAATCAGAAATTGCTGCAAACGGTACGCGAAGCAGATGTGGTATTGGCATTGGGAACACGGTTGTCGGAGGTTACAACACAGGATTATAAAATCATCACTCCGGATAAAAAATTGATCCATGTTGATATTGATCATGACTCGATTGGAAAAGTTTATGCCCCTAATGTCGGGATTGTTGCTGATTTACAGGAGACATTGCAAGTATTGTCCGAAATGGAAGTACAATGTCCATGGCTCAGCTGGGCGGGGGAACGCCGGGATGATTATGAGGATGTCAGCCGTCTGGATCTTTCGCATAATGACGTGATTAACAAGCATATTGTAGCAATGGTCGCAAAGAGATTGCCTGATCATGCCCTGTTGACCAATGATGCCGGAAATTTTGCGGGATGGCTGCACGCCTTTTATCGGTTTAACAAGAAACATACGTATGTTGGTCCGACTTCTGGGGCAATGGGATACGGGATGCCCGCAGCACTTGGCGCGAAACTTGCCTTCCCGGATAAACCAGTCGTTTCATTTTCGGGTGATGGCGGATTTATGATGACATTTCAGGAGCTGGAAACAGCCGTCAGGTGCAACATCCCGATCATTAGTCTGGTCTTTAATAATCAGATGTATGGAACAATTCGGATGCACCAGGAAATGCATTATCCGGAAAAAGTGATTGGTACCGATTTAGGCAATGTTTCTTTTAAGGATATGGCGGAAAGTGTTGGTGCAGATGGTTATCAGGTAAGTACTGCCGAAGCGTTTGAGCAGGCATTAGATCAAGCGCTTGAAAATAAGAAACCATGCGTAATTGAAATTTTAACAGCTAAAGAACAGATTTCCGTATCATCGACTATTACGCAAATTCGCGACAGAGCGAAAGGAAAATAA